A single region of the Lotus japonicus ecotype B-129 chromosome 4, LjGifu_v1.2 genome encodes:
- the LOC130713247 gene encoding metacaspase-7-like — MRAKKRKKRQQRRKTNKVLNIKAIIIGMEYPGGMKGEGRLTKVDKEIRSVYGILRRKFEFPAEEILALCDKGHRYRNASYDNITNYVSEMVVNSQSGDRLFLYVAGHGVLVDEIARPASVLSAEGELISEDFWRDIRLKVPSGVTLYAFMNCCHSGSFFNNACEDFIDTGDVIAFAACMWNEKIVDGLYFDKGLRPAL; from the coding sequence TTAACATAAAAGCCATAATTATCGGCATGGAGTATCCAGGGGGCATGAAGGGGGAAGGAAGGTTAACTAAAGTTGATAAGGAAATCCGTAGTGTGTATGGGATATTGAGGCGGAAATTTGAATTTCCAGCGGAGGAAATTCTGGCGCTATGTGATAAAGGTCACAGATATAGGAATGCAAGTTATGACAACATAACCAACTACGTTTCAGAAATGGTGGTGAACTCTCAAAGTGGTGACCGTTTATTTCTTTATGTGGCGGGTCACGGCGTACTTGTGGATGAAATTGCGCGTCCAGCCTCAGTTCTTAGTGCAGAAGGAGAACTCATAAGTGAGGATTTCTGGCGTGACATAAGGCTGAAGGTTCCGTCGGGTGTCACCCTGTACGCCTTCATGAATTGTTGCCATTCTGGCTCGTTTTTCAACAACGCATGTGAAGACTTCATTGACACCGGAGATGTTATCGCTTTTGCAGCATGCATGTGGAATGAAAAAATTGTGGATGGCTTATATTTTGACAAAGGCTTGAGGCCCGCCCTGTAG